In a single window of the Xylanimonas protaetiae genome:
- a CDS encoding macrolide 2'-phosphotransferase, translating to MSTIDDAVALAASHGLHLDAATAHVNEAGLDYQVVMAHDDGGQRWVLRLPRRADVSEGQAAEARILGLVAPVLAAVGVAVPDWRVRERDLLAYPALPGSPGLTMDGAVPVWHMDPASPDYAERLGRLLARLHGIGADRAAVAGVEVRSPAQVRQAWADDVARVRGEFTVARGLADAWQAWLDDDLCWPATTVMTHGEIYPAHVLFADDGAITGVLDWTTARVDDPARDLAAQYGAAGEEMLRATLAAYEQAGGHVHAGLATQARRLWEASPIGYALFALTTGAGDDRDAAAAMLNPER from the coding sequence ATGAGCACGATCGACGACGCCGTCGCCCTCGCCGCCTCCCACGGTCTCCACCTGGACGCCGCGACCGCCCATGTCAACGAGGCGGGACTCGACTACCAGGTCGTCATGGCCCACGACGACGGCGGGCAGCGGTGGGTACTGCGCCTCCCGCGCCGCGCCGACGTCTCCGAGGGCCAGGCCGCCGAGGCGCGCATCCTCGGCCTCGTCGCGCCCGTCCTGGCCGCCGTCGGCGTCGCCGTCCCGGACTGGCGGGTGCGGGAGCGGGACCTGCTGGCGTACCCGGCCCTGCCCGGGTCGCCCGGCCTGACGATGGACGGGGCCGTGCCCGTGTGGCACATGGACCCCGCGAGCCCGGACTACGCCGAGCGTCTCGGCCGGCTGCTCGCCCGTCTGCACGGCATCGGCGCCGACCGGGCCGCCGTGGCCGGGGTCGAGGTGCGCAGCCCCGCGCAGGTGCGTCAGGCGTGGGCCGACGACGTCGCCCGCGTGCGGGGCGAGTTCACCGTCGCCCGTGGGCTGGCCGACGCGTGGCAGGCCTGGCTCGACGACGACCTCTGCTGGCCGGCGACGACCGTGATGACGCACGGGGAGATCTACCCGGCCCACGTGCTGTTCGCCGACGACGGCGCGATCACGGGGGTGCTGGACTGGACGACGGCCCGGGTGGACGACCCCGCCCGGGACCTCGCCGCCCAGTACGGCGCCGCGGGCGAGGAGATGCTGCGGGCCACCCTGGCCGCCTACGAGCAGGCAGGCGGGCACGTCCACGCCGGGCTGGCCACGCAGGCCCGGCGCCTGTGGGAGGCGTCCCCGATCGGCTACGCGCTCTTCGCGCTGACGACGGGCGCCGGCGACGACCGCGACGCGGCCGCCGCGATGCTGAACCCGGAGCGCTGA
- a CDS encoding NAD(P)H-dependent glycerol-3-phosphate dehydrogenase gives MTPVAVLGAGAWGTTFAKVLADAGREVRLWSREASVAAAVNEQHRNEQFLPGIDLPAGITGTTDPAAALAGAGIVVVAIPSQVARGALAPLAPLIEPDAVVVSLMKGVELSTDRLMSEVVAESLGVPEDRIVVVSGPNLAKEIAVGQPTATVVASTNEDAARLVATACGNSYFRPYTNDDVVGIELCGAVKNVIALAVGIAQGMGYGWNTAATLINRGLVEMTRLGVALGARAETFAGLAGMGDLVATCASPLSRNHTVGSHLGQGLSLDEAIAATGGTAEGVKSSQSVLELAAKHGVEMPITAGVVAVVTGAMPVQDLGPMLLARPQKAEGV, from the coding sequence GTGACCCCTGTAGCAGTCCTCGGAGCCGGTGCCTGGGGCACCACGTTCGCCAAGGTCCTCGCCGACGCCGGCCGCGAGGTGCGGCTGTGGAGCCGTGAGGCGTCCGTCGCCGCCGCGGTCAACGAGCAGCACCGCAACGAGCAGTTCCTGCCGGGCATCGACCTGCCGGCCGGCATCACGGGCACCACCGACCCGGCCGCGGCGCTCGCGGGCGCCGGCATCGTCGTCGTCGCGATCCCGTCCCAGGTGGCGCGGGGCGCGCTCGCGCCGCTCGCGCCGCTCATCGAGCCCGACGCCGTCGTCGTCTCCCTCATGAAGGGCGTCGAGCTGTCGACGGACCGCCTCATGAGCGAGGTCGTCGCGGAGTCGCTGGGCGTCCCCGAGGACCGCATCGTCGTCGTCTCCGGGCCGAACCTGGCCAAGGAGATCGCGGTCGGGCAGCCGACCGCGACCGTCGTCGCGTCGACCAACGAGGACGCGGCGCGCCTGGTCGCCACCGCGTGCGGCAACTCCTACTTCCGCCCGTACACCAACGACGACGTCGTCGGCATCGAGCTGTGCGGCGCGGTCAAGAACGTCATCGCGCTCGCCGTCGGCATCGCCCAGGGCATGGGATACGGCTGGAACACGGCCGCGACGCTCATCAACCGCGGCCTGGTCGAGATGACCCGCCTGGGCGTGGCCCTCGGCGCGCGCGCCGAGACCTTCGCCGGCCTGGCGGGCATGGGCGACCTCGTCGCCACGTGCGCGTCGCCGCTGAGCCGCAACCACACCGTGGGCAGCCACCTCGGCCAGGGCCTCTCGCTCGACGAGGCGATCGCCGCGACGGGCGGCACCGCGGAGGGCGTCAAGTCGTCCCAGTCGGTGCTGGAGCTCGCGGCCAAGCACGGCGTCGAGATGCCGATCACCGCGGGCGTCGTCGCCGTCGTCACCGGGGCGATGCCGGTCCAGGACCTCGGGCCGATGCTGCTCGCGCGGCCGCAGAAGGCGGAAGGCGTCTGA
- the murA gene encoding UDP-N-acetylglucosamine 1-carboxyvinyltransferase — MNDLLYVNGGNPLEGTITVRGAKNFVSKAMVASLLGETASVLRNVPQIRDVGVVSGLLELHGVNVKYDTDAGILDLDPSNVESAHMADIDAHAGSSRIPILFCGPLLHRLGEAFIPDLGGCRIGDRPINYHLDILRQFGAVVDKKPNGIHLRAPERLRGTKFTLEYPSVGSTEQLLLTAVRAEGITELRNAAIEPEIMDLIAVLQKMGAIISVDTDRVIRIEGVDRLEGYNHTALADRIEAASWASAALATGGDVMIKGATQPEMMTFLNTFRKVGGKFEVKEDGIRFWHPGGELHPIVLETDVHPGFMTDWQQPLVVALTQSTGLSIVHETVYENRFGFTEALRQMGATIQTYKECLGGGDCRFGQRNFHHSAVISGPTPLSAADIEVPDLRGGFSHLIAALAAKGTSTVRGISLIDRGYENFQDKLVALGADVSRD; from the coding sequence ATGAACGACCTGCTGTACGTCAACGGGGGCAACCCGCTCGAGGGCACGATCACGGTGCGCGGGGCCAAGAACTTCGTCTCCAAGGCGATGGTGGCGTCTCTCCTCGGAGAGACGGCGAGCGTGCTGCGCAACGTCCCCCAGATCCGCGACGTCGGCGTCGTCTCCGGCCTCCTCGAGCTGCACGGCGTCAACGTCAAGTACGACACCGACGCCGGCATCCTCGACCTCGACCCGTCGAACGTCGAGTCCGCGCACATGGCCGACATCGACGCGCACGCGGGCTCCAGCCGCATCCCGATCCTGTTCTGCGGCCCGCTGCTGCACCGCCTCGGCGAGGCCTTCATCCCCGACCTGGGCGGCTGCCGGATCGGCGACCGGCCGATCAACTACCACCTCGACATCCTGCGCCAGTTCGGCGCCGTCGTGGACAAGAAGCCCAACGGCATCCACCTGCGCGCCCCCGAGCGCCTGCGCGGCACCAAGTTCACGCTCGAGTACCCGTCGGTCGGCTCGACCGAGCAGCTCCTGCTCACCGCGGTGCGCGCCGAGGGCATCACCGAGCTGCGCAACGCCGCCATCGAGCCCGAGATCATGGACCTCATCGCCGTCCTGCAGAAGATGGGCGCCATCATCTCGGTCGACACCGACCGCGTCATCCGCATCGAGGGCGTCGACCGGCTCGAGGGCTACAACCACACCGCCCTGGCCGACCGCATCGAGGCCGCGTCCTGGGCGTCGGCCGCGCTCGCCACGGGTGGCGACGTCATGATCAAGGGCGCCACGCAGCCCGAGATGATGACGTTCCTCAACACGTTCCGGAAGGTCGGCGGCAAGTTCGAGGTCAAGGAGGACGGCATCCGGTTCTGGCACCCGGGCGGCGAGCTCCACCCGATCGTGCTCGAGACCGACGTGCACCCCGGCTTCATGACCGACTGGCAGCAGCCGCTCGTCGTCGCGCTCACCCAGTCCACCGGCCTGTCGATCGTGCACGAGACCGTCTACGAGAACCGCTTCGGGTTCACCGAGGCGCTGCGCCAGATGGGCGCCACCATCCAGACCTACAAGGAGTGCCTGGGCGGCGGCGACTGCCGCTTCGGCCAGCGCAACTTCCACCACTCCGCCGTCATCTCCGGCCCCACGCCGCTGAGCGCCGCCGACATCGAGGTGCCCGACCTGCGCGGCGGGTTCTCCCACCTCATCGCGGCGCTCGCGGCCAAGGGCACGTCCACCGTGCGCGGCATCAGCCTCATCGACCGCGGCTACGAGAACTTCCAGGACAAGCTGGTCGCGCTCGGCGCGGACGTCTCCCGCGACTGA
- a CDS encoding lysophospholipid acyltransferase family protein: protein MPIARPESRAYRAVAWLVRHLMFAVSKPEWTGTENLPRTGGFIAAANHATELDALTFAHFLYDQGYEPRILAKRGLFTTPVIGSLLRATRMIPVDRGTTEAGRSLEDARAQLEGGACVAIFPEGTLTRDPDLWPMEGKTGLARLALATRQPVVPIAQWGAGDILARYARVPHLIGRKRVQVRVGAPVDLSDLYDRPTDAAALREATSRVMGAITRELEVIRGEQAPAARFDLRLHPEHKKKQTTYPPVERP from the coding sequence GTGCCCATCGCCCGTCCCGAGTCCCGCGCGTACCGTGCGGTCGCCTGGCTCGTCCGTCATCTGATGTTCGCGGTGTCCAAGCCCGAATGGACCGGGACGGAGAACCTGCCCCGCACCGGGGGGTTCATCGCCGCCGCCAACCACGCGACCGAGCTCGACGCGCTGACCTTCGCGCACTTCCTCTACGACCAGGGGTACGAGCCGCGCATCCTGGCCAAGCGGGGCCTGTTCACCACCCCGGTGATCGGCTCGCTGCTGCGCGCCACGCGCATGATCCCCGTCGATCGCGGCACCACCGAGGCGGGCCGCTCGCTCGAGGACGCGCGCGCGCAGCTCGAGGGCGGCGCGTGCGTGGCGATCTTCCCCGAGGGCACCCTCACGCGTGACCCGGACCTGTGGCCCATGGAGGGCAAGACGGGCCTCGCCCGGCTCGCGCTCGCGACCCGTCAGCCGGTCGTCCCGATCGCCCAGTGGGGCGCGGGGGACATCCTGGCCCGCTACGCCCGCGTGCCGCACCTGATCGGGCGCAAGCGCGTCCAGGTGCGCGTCGGGGCTCCGGTGGACCTGTCGGACCTGTACGACCGTCCCACCGACGCCGCAGCCCTGCGCGAGGCCACGAGCCGCGTCATGGGCGCCATCACGCGCGAGCTCGAGGTGATCCGTGGCGAGCAGGCCCCCGCGGCCCGCTTCGACCTGCGGCTGCACCCCGAGCACAAGAAGAAGCAGACGACCTACCCGCCCGTGGAGCGCCCGTGA
- a CDS encoding ABC transporter permease, with translation MSRLRFTARLAVRDLLRSRGQAALVLATIAVPVLVGAAATTTARSLDLTETRQLDATIGPAATAWVDAYQRPGLVQSPTGSVRTDDAAAPAVPPTLAAYETALARVLGTPDDVHRMLVASPRWTGEDGRYRDGGYLIETDLTVPDVAAAFPLAAGRVPREPGEVVVDHALADALDLDPGATLTATPPPGTAGVDVAASRVSVVGVLRPVPGAADRMAAVGLPGTAARVPATLGDASQGSVRWIVTGPPVTWEQVQAVNALGSVVLSREVIARPPSAGQVAFPGDATATSDQDRALYVILGAAAVALAALMVAPAFAVAARRHRRELGLLSSVGAQGRDLRRVVVLQGVLAGTVASVAGAAGGIGVAAAIRGVTLAAGSVAMPDLRLNGAALALLVTNGIVSPTLAAWWPARQAAREDPVAALTGRPSVGGVPRERRRALTVAALAVGVLLSGAGVTASAPVLLGVGALTLLGGVLGSLGRIVGLLARLAPRLATPARYALRDADRRRSRTVPAVAGVLAAVALAVGAAGFSASYDAHGRAVYDAPSGVGTVRVAAPAADAGPDATTPRQWAALGDTLTRELPGGPVVPVRVGLSANASSPVWLDVAWVGGTAPSVPPLRVYPASWVPAADPNAPLVDDGTLVARLGLPGSAEAAAALAAGRVVVRWPQQVTPEGTARIGVGHAAVPSAVEVPATAVDLGSDRLRVIVPPTLADRLALRTVQEGLLAPSTPLPDVDAEHAALAALAAVVPGVEMAVERGPRSDGGAWTLALALTAAVLAAAAAGTCVALAAADVRPDLATLAAVGAPRRVRRGLAVAHAAVILVLGVGAGAVLGLAFAWAAVAGRRFGLHGVDPTWSFVWPWPVLALLVLAIPAVTLTGAWLLTPARLPLTRRLAG, from the coding sequence ATGAGCCGGCTTCGGTTCACCGCGCGCCTCGCGGTCCGCGACCTCCTGCGCTCGCGCGGCCAGGCCGCGCTCGTCCTCGCGACCATCGCCGTGCCCGTGCTGGTGGGGGCGGCGGCGACGACGACGGCCCGCTCCCTGGACCTCACGGAGACCCGGCAGCTCGACGCGACGATCGGGCCGGCGGCGACCGCCTGGGTCGACGCCTACCAGCGGCCGGGGCTCGTGCAGAGCCCCACCGGGTCCGTCCGGACCGACGACGCCGCAGCCCCGGCGGTGCCCCCGACGCTCGCCGCCTACGAGACCGCGCTCGCCCGCGTGCTCGGTACCCCCGACGACGTGCACCGCATGCTGGTGGCGTCGCCCCGCTGGACGGGCGAGGACGGCCGGTACCGGGACGGCGGCTACCTGATCGAGACGGACCTGACGGTGCCCGACGTGGCGGCGGCGTTCCCGCTGGCCGCCGGGCGCGTCCCACGGGAGCCGGGCGAGGTCGTCGTGGACCACGCGCTGGCCGACGCCCTCGACCTCGACCCCGGTGCGACGCTGACGGCGACGCCGCCGCCGGGCACGGCGGGCGTCGACGTCGCGGCGAGCCGAGTGAGCGTGGTCGGCGTCCTGCGCCCGGTCCCCGGCGCCGCCGACCGGATGGCCGCCGTGGGGCTGCCCGGTACCGCCGCACGGGTCCCGGCGACGCTGGGCGACGCCTCCCAGGGGTCGGTCCGGTGGATCGTCACGGGCCCGCCGGTGACCTGGGAGCAGGTGCAGGCCGTCAACGCGCTCGGGTCCGTCGTGCTCTCGCGCGAGGTGATCGCCCGGCCGCCGTCGGCCGGCCAGGTCGCCTTCCCGGGCGACGCGACGGCGACGAGCGACCAGGACCGCGCGCTGTACGTGATCCTCGGCGCAGCCGCCGTCGCGCTCGCCGCGCTCATGGTGGCGCCGGCGTTCGCCGTCGCGGCGCGGCGCCACCGGCGGGAGCTCGGCCTGCTGTCGTCGGTCGGCGCGCAGGGGCGCGACCTGCGCCGCGTCGTCGTGCTGCAGGGCGTCCTCGCGGGCACCGTCGCGTCGGTGGCGGGGGCTGCGGGCGGGATCGGCGTCGCGGCGGCGATCCGTGGTGTGACCCTGGCGGCAGGCAGCGTCGCCATGCCCGACCTGCGGCTGAACGGTGCGGCCCTGGCGCTCCTGGTAACGAACGGCATCGTCTCCCCCACCCTGGCGGCGTGGTGGCCCGCGCGGCAGGCCGCCCGGGAAGACCCCGTCGCCGCCCTGACCGGCCGCCCCTCGGTCGGCGGCGTCCCGCGCGAACGACGCCGCGCCCTCACGGTCGCCGCCCTCGCCGTCGGGGTGCTGCTCAGCGGTGCCGGCGTGACGGCCTCCGCGCCCGTGCTGCTCGGTGTCGGCGCCCTGACGCTGCTCGGTGGCGTTCTCGGGTCGCTCGGCCGGATCGTCGGTCTGCTCGCCCGCCTCGCGCCACGCCTCGCCACGCCCGCGCGATACGCGCTGCGCGACGCCGACCGCCGCCGGTCGCGCACGGTGCCCGCCGTCGCGGGCGTGCTGGCCGCCGTCGCGCTCGCCGTCGGCGCGGCAGGCTTCTCCGCCTCGTACGACGCGCACGGGCGAGCGGTCTACGACGCGCCGTCGGGCGTCGGGACGGTGCGCGTCGCTGCACCCGCGGCCGACGCCGGCCCCGACGCGACCACCCCGCGGCAGTGGGCGGCGCTGGGCGACACCCTGACACGCGAGCTGCCGGGCGGCCCGGTCGTGCCGGTGCGGGTGGGGCTCAGCGCGAACGCCAGCTCCCCGGTGTGGCTCGACGTCGCGTGGGTCGGGGGCACCGCGCCCTCCGTCCCGCCGCTCCGCGTCTACCCGGCCTCGTGGGTGCCCGCCGCCGACCCGAACGCGCCGCTCGTCGACGACGGGACGCTCGTCGCGCGGCTCGGGCTGCCGGGCAGCGCCGAGGCCGCCGCGGCGCTCGCCGCCGGCCGGGTCGTGGTGCGCTGGCCGCAGCAGGTCACTCCCGAAGGGACGGCGCGGATCGGCGTCGGCCACGCCGCCGTCCCGAGCGCGGTCGAGGTGCCGGCGACCGCCGTCGACCTGGGCAGCGACCGGCTGCGCGTCATCGTCCCGCCGACGCTGGCCGACCGGCTCGCGCTGCGCACCGTGCAGGAGGGGCTGCTCGCACCGTCCACGCCGCTGCCCGACGTGGACGCCGAGCACGCGGCGCTCGCCGCGCTCGCCGCCGTCGTGCCCGGCGTCGAGATGGCGGTGGAGCGAGGGCCGCGGTCGGACGGGGGTGCCTGGACGCTCGCCCTCGCCCTGACGGCCGCGGTGCTCGCGGCCGCCGCGGCGGGGACGTGCGTCGCGCTCGCCGCGGCGGACGTCCGGCCCGACCTGGCGACGCTCGCCGCGGTCGGGGCCCCGCGGCGGGTCCGGCGCGGGCTCGCCGTCGCGCACGCCGCCGTGATCCTGGTGCTCGGCGTCGGGGCCGGCGCGGTGCTCGGCCTGGCGTTCGCCTGGGCCGCCGTGGCGGGACGCCGGTTCGGCCTGCACGGCGTGGACCCCACCTGGTCGTTCGTGTGGCCGTGGCCCGTGCTGGCGCTGCTCGTGCTCGCGATCCCCGCGGTCACGCTCACCGGCGCCTGGCTCCTGACCCCGGCGCGCCTGCCGCTGACCCGCCGGCTCGCCGGGTGA
- a CDS encoding ABC transporter ATP-binding protein, protein MSAALRLRAVSRVHGSGAGRVEALRAVDLDVAHGELVAVMGASGSGKSTLLHLAGGLDTATSGQVLVGDVDLGTLRYDERAALRRTSVGYVFQDFNLVPVLTAAENVAAPLELDGVRAGRARSLAHAALAVVGLDGLGDRMPHELSGGQAQRVAIARALVGPRRLLLADEPTGALDSATGTAVMGLLRDRVEAGAAALVVTHEPRFAAWADRTVFLADGEVVDTLDAAAGPEALFGAGTAR, encoded by the coding sequence TTGAGCGCGGCCCTGCGCCTGCGGGCGGTGAGCCGGGTGCACGGCTCGGGCGCCGGCCGGGTCGAGGCGCTGCGGGCGGTCGACCTCGACGTCGCGCACGGCGAGCTCGTCGCCGTCATGGGCGCGTCCGGGTCGGGCAAGTCGACGCTCCTGCACCTCGCCGGCGGCCTCGACACCGCGACGTCCGGCCAGGTGCTCGTCGGCGACGTCGACCTCGGAACGCTCCGGTACGACGAGCGGGCGGCGCTGCGGCGCACGTCCGTCGGGTACGTGTTCCAGGACTTCAACCTCGTCCCGGTGCTGACCGCGGCCGAGAACGTCGCCGCGCCGCTCGAGCTCGACGGCGTCCGGGCGGGCCGGGCGCGCAGCCTCGCGCACGCCGCCCTCGCCGTCGTCGGCCTGGACGGGCTGGGCGACCGGATGCCGCACGAGCTGTCGGGCGGACAGGCGCAACGGGTCGCGATCGCACGGGCGCTCGTCGGTCCGCGGCGGCTGCTGCTCGCCGACGAGCCGACCGGAGCGCTCGACTCCGCGACGGGCACCGCCGTCATGGGCCTGCTGCGCGACCGCGTGGAGGCCGGGGCGGCCGCCCTGGTCGTCACGCACGAGCCGCGGTTCGCCGCGTGGGCCGACCGCACCGTGTTTCTCGCCGACGGCGAGGTCGTCGACACCCTCGACGCCGCGGCCGGGCCGGAGGCCCTGTTCGGCGCGGGCACCGCGCGATGA